One part of the Rutidosis leptorrhynchoides isolate AG116_Rl617_1_P2 chromosome 1, CSIRO_AGI_Rlap_v1, whole genome shotgun sequence genome encodes these proteins:
- the LOC139870025 gene encoding uncharacterized protein At4g22160 isoform X1, whose translation MSSSNNNDEDRRLKQAVEVGLSSDDDDDDDDDDDDDEEEGWSSSTSRRSVVASLRDIAESMMKREVVELEILKAREAARIQAENRRLEMETQLTEMMLNTQSQIASVLSSSPTSHHKRKRDEGDGGSQSSVQREGAMLLSLLHFNLGI comes from the exons ATGAGTTCAAGTAACAACAACGATGAAGATCGCCGGCTAAAACAGGCAGTTGAGGTTGGATTGAGctccgatgatgatgatgatgatgatgatgatgatgatgatgatgaagaagaaggatggagttCCAGCACATCAAGGCGGAGTGTGGTGGCGAGTTTACGTGATATAGCCGAGAGTATGATGAAAAGGGAAGTGGTGGAGCTGGAGATATTGAAGGCTAGAGAAGCGGCCAGGATTCAGGCCGAGAATCGGAGACTGGAGATGGAAACTCAGTTGACGGAGATGATGTTAAACACACAGTCGCAGATTGCATCGGTTTTATCATCTTCACCGACTAGTCATCATAAACGAAAGCGTGATGAAGGAGATGGTGGCAGTCAATCGTCGGTTCAAAG GGAAGGAGCAATGCTACTAAGCCTACTACATTTCAATTTGGGCATATGA
- the LOC139870025 gene encoding uncharacterized protein isoform X2, which yields MSSSNNNDEDRRLKQAVEVGLSSDDDDDDDDDDDDDEEEGWSSSTSRRSVVASLRDIAESMMKREVVELEILKAREAARIQAENRRLEMETQLTEMMLNTQSQIASVLSSSPTSHHKRKRDEGDGGSQSSVQRFCYATHTGKEQCY from the exons ATGAGTTCAAGTAACAACAACGATGAAGATCGCCGGCTAAAACAGGCAGTTGAGGTTGGATTGAGctccgatgatgatgatgatgatgatgatgatgatgatgatgatgaagaagaaggatggagttCCAGCACATCAAGGCGGAGTGTGGTGGCGAGTTTACGTGATATAGCCGAGAGTATGATGAAAAGGGAAGTGGTGGAGCTGGAGATATTGAAGGCTAGAGAAGCGGCCAGGATTCAGGCCGAGAATCGGAGACTGGAGATGGAAACTCAGTTGACGGAGATGATGTTAAACACACAGTCGCAGATTGCATCGGTTTTATCATCTTCACCGACTAGTCATCATAAACGAAAGCGTGATGAAGGAGATGGTGGCAGTCAATCGTCGGTTCAAAG GTTTTGTTATGCAACACACACAGGGAAGGAGCAATGCTACTAA